A DNA window from Fodinibius sp. Rm-B-1B1-1 contains the following coding sequences:
- a CDS encoding sirohydrochlorin chelatase has protein sequence MKLSPRKIAGVLAIFIITFCYSQSHAQDTGILIMAHGGGEEWNQHVKDAADPLEETYPVEFAWGMANYVTLQNAIQQLEQQGVSHIVAIPLFISSYSPIIRQNEYLFGMRDSLADRAMPLMHHTEEYVEMTEAKIDSSDYMHGMLMPPNLPQLDINTEITMTSALDNHDIVAKILYDRVSTLSENPANETVVIAAHGPSRESDNKMWLQNMESLSQKVQTIQQNKGKEFKQIFSLTVRDDAREVIHDQAKENFRAIVRQSSQFGDVIVVPLFLSSSGREDAVAERLSGLDFKWSGRTLLPDEKISAFLINSVENALSDTSSAMR, from the coding sequence ATGAAATTATCACCTCGAAAAATAGCTGGCGTTTTAGCAATTTTTATTATCACTTTTTGCTATTCCCAATCTCACGCCCAAGATACCGGGATACTTATCATGGCGCACGGCGGTGGTGAGGAATGGAATCAACATGTTAAAGATGCCGCTGACCCATTAGAAGAGACCTATCCCGTAGAATTTGCCTGGGGAATGGCCAACTATGTCACCCTCCAAAATGCTATTCAGCAGTTGGAACAACAGGGCGTATCGCACATCGTAGCCATACCACTTTTTATCTCCAGTTATAGTCCAATTATCAGGCAAAATGAATATCTCTTTGGGATGCGTGATTCCCTGGCCGACCGCGCTATGCCCCTGATGCATCACACCGAGGAATATGTAGAAATGACTGAAGCCAAGATTGATTCTTCGGATTACATGCATGGCATGCTGATGCCTCCAAACCTTCCACAACTTGATATTAATACCGAAATTACCATGACTTCGGCTCTGGATAATCACGACATTGTGGCCAAAATTTTATATGATCGTGTTAGCACGCTAAGCGAAAATCCCGCTAATGAAACAGTAGTTATTGCTGCCCACGGTCCCAGCAGAGAGAGTGATAATAAAATGTGGCTCCAAAACATGGAATCACTTTCACAAAAAGTTCAGACAATACAACAAAACAAGGGCAAAGAGTTTAAACAGATCTTTTCCTTAACCGTCCGGGATGATGCAAGAGAGGTTATTCATGACCAAGCAAAGGAAAACTTCCGAGCCATTGTTCGTCAGTCGAGCCAATTCGGCGACGTAATTGTAGTTCCACTTTTTCTTTCATCCAGCGGACGTGAAGATGCCGTCGCTGAACGTTTATCCGGACTCGATTTTAAATGGAGTGGACGAACGTTACTTCCCGATGAGAAAATCAGTGCATTTCTGATCAATTCTGTAGAAAATGCTCTATCTGACACTTCCTCAGCAATGAGATAG